From Variimorphobacter saccharofermentans, one genomic window encodes:
- the rnpM gene encoding RNase P modulator RnpM: MAKKLPLRMCTGCGEMKAKKEMIRVLKTPEDEIVIDTTGKKNGRGAYVCCSLDCLQKAIKTRGLERSLKVSIPKELVETLEKEMILLESGKKEGI, encoded by the coding sequence ATGGCGAAGAAGTTACCGTTAAGAATGTGTACCGGCTGCGGAGAAATGAAAGCAAAAAAAGAGATGATCCGTGTGTTGAAAACTCCGGAGGATGAGATTGTCATAGATACTACTGGCAAAAAGAATGGCAGGGGAGCCTATGTATGCTGCAGTCTGGATTGTTTACAGAAAGCAATTAAGACGAGAGGATTGGAGCGTTCGTTGAAGGTAAGCATTCCAAAGGAATTAGTAGAGACATTGGAGAAGGAGATGATTTTGCTTGAGTCCGGAAAAAAAGAAGGTATATAA
- a CDS encoding L7Ae/L30e/S12e/Gadd45 family ribosomal protein: MSPEKKKVYNLLGIATKSRNLVSGEFSTEKAVKERKAALVIVAEDASDNTKKMFTNTCTYYNVPIYFFGEKNDLGHAIGKEFRASLAVFDKGLADAIEKQLKMSSDINGGSK; this comes from the coding sequence TTGAGTCCGGAAAAAAAGAAGGTATATAATCTGTTAGGAATTGCAACAAAATCACGTAACTTAGTAAGTGGAGAATTCTCTACGGAGAAAGCCGTAAAAGAACGGAAAGCGGCCTTGGTTATCGTAGCGGAAGATGCTTCGGATAATACGAAAAAAATGTTTACCAACACCTGTACTTACTATAATGTACCAATTTACTTTTTTGGTGAAAAAAATGATTTGGGTCATGCAATTGGTAAAGAGTTTCGCGCTTCTTTGGCAGTGTTTGACAAGGGCTTGGCAGACGCAATTGAAAAGCAACTGAAAATGAGCAGTGATATAAACGGAGGTAGTAAGTAG